GGCATCGGACCGATCAGCGGCGAGCTGGACAAGATCGCGGCCATCACGTCGACCGACGAGTTGAGCACCCGCATCGGTCGGCTCCAGCGACATGGCGTCGGGGGACTCTTCGGCCTCTACGTCGACACCGATGCCAAACAGTCCGACCGCTACCTCGTGCATCTCGTGCAGTCCGGCCTCGGGCTGCCCGACGAGTCCTACTACCGAGAGGACAAGCACGCCGAGACCCGGGATGCCTACGTCGCGCACGTCGGCCGGATGTTCACGCTGGCCGGGTTCGACGACGCGCCGGCCCGCGCACAGACCATTCTCGATCTGGAGACGGCGCTGGCCGCCCATCATTGGGACGTCGTGCGCCGCCGCGACGCCGACCTCACCTACAACCTGATGTCCCTCGCCGACTTCACCGAGGCGGCAGGCACATTCGGTGTCGATGCATGGCTCGGCGGACTCGGCACCACCGGCGACGCCACCTTCGCCCAGATCGTCGTCGGACAGCCGTCCTTCGTCAGCGGCGCGGCCGAGTTGATCGCATCGCGTCCGCTCGAGGACTGGAAGACCTGGCTGACCTGGCGCCTGCTGCGGTCGGCCGCCGGCTACCTGTCGTCGGAGTTCGTCGACGAGAATTTCGACTTCTACGGTCGTACGCTCACCGGCGCCGAATCGATCCGCGATCGCTGGAAGCGCGGCGTCGGCTTCGTCGAGGACGCGATGGGGTTCGCCGTCGGAAAGCTGTACGTCGACAAGCACTTCGGGCCCGACGCGAAGGCTCGGATGGACGAACTGATCGACAACCTGGTCGCCGCCTACCGCCGCAACATCTCCGATCTAGACTGGATGACCCCGGCCACCCGGGAGAAGGCGCTCGCCAAGCTGGGCAAGTTCACCCCCAAGATCGGTTTCCCGGCCCACTGGCGCGACTACGGCGCCCTGACCGTCGACCGCGGAGACCTGATCGGGAACGTCGCGCGCGCTTCGTCGTTCGAGCAGGATCGGGAGTTCGCCAAGATCGGCCGCCCGGTCGATCACGACGAGTGGTTCATGACGCCGCAGACCGTCAACGCCTATTACAACCCGGGCATGAACGAGATCGTGTTCCCGGCCGCGATCCTGCAGCCGCCGTTCTTCGACCCCGACGCCGACGACGCCGCCAACTACGGCGGGATCGGCGCGGTCATCGGGCACGAGATCGGCCACGGGTTCGACGACCAGGGTGCCAAGTACGACGGTGACGGCAATCTCGTCGACTGGTGGACCGACGACGATCGAACCGAATTCTCCGCGCGCACACGCAAATTGATCGACCAGTACAGCGAGTTCACGCCGGACGGCCTGGCCGACGAGTACAAGGTCAACGGCGAGTTCACCATCGGCGAGAACATCGGCGACCTGGGCGGCCTATCGATCGCGCTAGTCGCCTACCGGCTCGCGACGGAGGGCACCACACCCCCGGATATCGACGGCCTGTCCGGTGTCCAGCGGGTCTTCTACAGCTGGGCCCAGATCTGGCGGACCAAGACCCGCGACGCCGAGGCGATCCGACGGCTGTCGATCGACCCGCACTCCCCGCCCGAGTTCCGGTGCAACGGAGTGGTCCGCAACATCGACGCGTTCTACGACGCGTTCGACGTGACCCCCGGGGACCAGCTCTTCCTCGACAGAGCTGATCGCGTGCACATCTGGTGAACGCCGACGACCTCTCGCGCGGCCCGCAGGACTCGGCCGCACCGGTACCCGGGCTGCGCGAGGGGGTCGGGCGTCGCCAGGTCACCCTGGCGATCGTGCGGCCGATCATCGCGGCCACGATCCTGCTGACCGGCTACTTCCTCTTGCCGATCGCCAAGGAGAGCTCGGCGAACCTGATCGGACTCACCATCGGCGCCGCGTTACTGATCGCCTTCTGTGGCTGGGAGATCCGACATTTCGTGCATTCGGAGTTCCCGGTCGCCACGGCCATCGAGATGCTCGTGGCGATCGCCGCCCTCTACATCGTCGCGTTCGCGACGACGTACTACCTCTTCTCGGAGTACGGGCACGGCAGCTTCAACGAACACCTGACCCGGATCGATGCGCTGTATTTCTGCCTGACCGTCTTCACCACAACGGGTTTCGGCGACATCGCGGCCGATTCCCAATCGGCCCGGGTGGCCGTGTCGATTCAGATGGCCAGCACGCTGGTCCTGCTCGGTCTGGGTCTCCGGTTCCTCAACCTGCTGGTGAACGCGCGCGTGCGGCGCTGACCGGAGCACCCCGGCCGTCGCGGCAACCAGAGGTCCTACGCTGGCCGACGTGACCATGCACCACAACACGGTGCCCGACGTCTGGTCGTCGTGGACGGCGACCCCGCTCGTCTGGGCACTCCTGGCAATCGCGACGCTCTGCTATCTCCTCGCCGTTCGCCGCGCCGACCACTGGCCGCAGGTGCGCACCGTGTGCTGGTTCGTCGCGATCGCCGGATTCGTCGTCGCACTCAACTCCGGCCTCGCGACATTCGCCCACCATCTGTTCTGGGCGCACATGGTGGTGCACCTGGTGATGATCACCGTGATCCCGGTGTTCCTGGTGTTCGCACAACCGATCCGGTTGGCCACGGTCGCCCTCGACCGGCGCGGCGCGCGTCGCGTCGAACGATTCATGGACAGCCGCGCCATACGGTTCGTGACGGCGCCCTACCTCACGGTCCCCCTGTACACCGCCGTGCTGGTGCTCACGCACCTCACCGGTTTCCAACAGCGGATGGCCGAGCACATGTGGATCCACGACGCCGAACTCGTGCTCTACCTGGTGAGCGGCTACCTGATGCTGCTACCACTCATCGGCGACGAGCTCACCGGCCACGACTACACGTACCTGGTCAGGTTCGCCACCTTGTTGCTGTCGATGGGTGCGGACACGTTTGTCGGCGTCATCCTCATGCTGACCGGCTACGACCTGGCCCCGGGTTTCGCGCAGTCCCGGATGGGCTGGCCCGCACACGCGATCCTCAACCCGTCCGCGATGAACGACCAGAGCGCCGCCGGTGCCATCATGTGGTGGGCCGGCGACGGACTGATGATGGTGCTGCTGGTTGTGCTCGCGTGGCAGTGGATCCGGGCCGAGGGACTCGGCCGGGGACGCCAGGTCTCCGCTGCCGAGCATCTCGGCACCCGGCGCCCGTCGTTCCTCGAATCCGCCCGGCAGGATGCGCTGGGCGCGGAATCCATCCGCGTCGACGACGATGATGCCGCGCTGGCCGCCTACAACGCGCGGCTGGCCGCCCTGAACGGACACAGCGCCCGCGAGAGGTGACCCCTCGCGGGCGCTGTCCACAGAGTGACGACTCTCAGTAGTCCTCGTCCTCGTACACCACCATGCCGCGGATGTTGTTGCCCGCCAGCATGTCGTCGTAGGCCTCGTTGATCTGATCCAGACGGTAGGTCTGGGTGACGAGGTCGCTGAGGTTGAGCTTCCCGGCGCGGTATTCGTTGAGCAGCGTCGGGACCTGCGTCCGCGGGCTCGCGCCACCGAAGATGGCACCCTGCACCCGCTTCTGCAGCAATGTGAGCTCGAAGAGGTTCATCTGCGCGTCGCTGTCCGCGAAGTTGCCCATACCGGTCACGATCACCTGACCGCCCTTGCCGGTGAGGCTGAGCGCGGGCTGGATCATCGAGCCGTCGATCTCGCCGACGGTGAGGATGGTCGTGTTGGCCATCTTGCCCCAGCTGATCTCGCCGATGACGGGCAGCGCCTCCTCCATCGAGGAGAACGTGTGCGTGGCACCCAACTTCTCGGCCATCTGCAGCTTGAACGGCACCGGGTCCACGGCCGCGACGATGCGCGCGCCGGCAGCCGCGGCGCCCTGGATCGAGTTGATCCCGACGCCACCGATACCGACCACCACCACGACGTCACCGGCGTGCGTGGCACCGATCTCCACCGCCGAACCCCATCCGGTGGCGACACCACAGCCGAGCAACGCGGCTTCCTTCAGGGGGATGTCGTCCTCGATCTTGACCAGGGACGCCTGGTTCACGGTGATGTAGGGCGCGAATGTGCCGAGCAGACACATCTGCGTGAGTCCCTCACCCGCCGAGGTCTGGGCACGGTGGGTGTTGTCGGAGATGGACAGACCGCTCAGCAACCGCGCGCCCTCGTCGCAGAAGTTCTGGTCACCACGCGAACACGGCTCACACACACCACACGCCGGGATGAAGGCGGTGACGACGTGGTCGCCCTCCTTCAGGTTCGTCACGCCCGGTCCGACCTTGTGCACGATGCCGGCGCCCTCGTGGCCGCCGAGTACCGGGAACGGGACCGGACTGTCGCCGGTCCGGAGGTGATGATCGGAATGGCACAGGCCCGAGCTGACCAGTTTGACCTGGACCTCACCGGCCACCGGATCTCCGAGCTCGAATTCCTCGATGACCCACGGGCCACCTGTTTCGCGGAGAATTGCCCCCTTGGTTTTCATCGCGCTCCCCTTTCTCGTGACAGCACTGTGCGATCTGACTCACATCGTTGCCCCATATGCACCAGTGCGCATACGAAATGGTTAGTCACGTTGCCGCGGTGTACTTTTCGGCACGAGACGGTCGCACCCCGATGACACGGCCACCGCCACCGATGTCAGACAAGCCGGACATGCGAGTATGGCCACATGGCTTCGACGCCCCGGCTCCGCTGGCTCATCCCCGCCCTGTTGTTGCTCGCCTGGATCGTCATCGGCGGAATCACCGGCCCATACGCCGGCAAGCTGTCCGGGGTCGCGACCAACGACAACAGTGCGTTCCTGCCCGCATCGGCGGAGTCGACCGAGGTCAACAACCTGCTCGGCGGTTTCTCCGACACCGACGCCGTGCCCGCCATCGTCATCGCGGAACGGCCGTCCGGCCTCACGCCACAGGACTCGGCCTTCCTCGCCGAGGCCACCGCACCGCTCGCGGGCACCGAGGGTTTCGCCGAGCGGTTCTCACCGCCGATCCCGTCCGAGGACGGTCAGGCCGCCCAGATGATCGTGCCCATCTCGACGGCCGGTGAACCGGCGGACACCGTCGAGAAGTTGCGGGATGCGCTGTCCTCACCGCCGGACGGCCTCACCGTGCTGGTCACCGGTCCCGCCGGACAGATCGCCGACCTCGGCGAGGCGTTCGGCGGCATCGACGGCCTGCTCCTGCTCGTCGCGGGATCGGTGGTCATCCTGATCCTGATCGTCGTCTATCGCAGTCCGATCCTGCCGTTCGTGGTGATCATCTCCGCGATCTTCGCCCTGGGCCTCGCGTCCGGCATGGTCTATCTGCTGGCCAAGAACGACGTGCTGGAACTCAACGGGCAGAGCCAGGGCATCCTGTTCATCCTCGTCTTCGGCGCCGCCACCGACTACGCATTGCTCCTCGTCGCGCGGTTCCGCGAGGAACTCATGACGCTCGACGACAAGTACGCCGCCCTCAAGGCCGCGTGGCGGGCCACCATCGAACCGGTCGCCGCGTCGGCCGGGACCGTCATCCTCGGCGTGCTCTGCCTGCTGTTCTCCGACCTCAACTCCAACCGCAGCCTCGGTCCGGTCGCGGCGATCGGCATCGCCGCGTCCTTCCTGGCCTCGATGACCTTCCTGCCCGCGGCTCTCGCGCTGCTCGGCCGCACCGCCTTCTGGCCGCTGCGGCCCAAGCACACTGACAGTTCGGAGCCGGGCAGCACTCACCGCTTCTGGGCAGGCATCGCCGAGCGCGTCGCCGCCCGACCGCGCGTGATCTGGATCGTCACACTCGTGGTGCTGCTGATCGGCGCGGCCTTCGCCCCGAGCTTCAAGTCCGACGGCATCGCGCAGACCGACTATTTCCTCGGCTCGGTGGACTCCGTCGACGGTGCCGAGATCCAGGCACGCCATTTCGATGCCGGCAGCGGCTCCCCCACCTGGGTGATCTCCCAGCAGGCGCAGGGCGAGCAGGTGCTCGACGCCGTGCGCGGCGTGGACGGCGTGGCGAACGCGGCCCTCGTCGAACAGGCGGGGCAGCCTGTCGTCGTCGACGGCGAGGTGGCCGTGCAGGCGACCCTGGTCGACAACGCGGACTCCCTGGCCGCGCAGGACACGGTCGAACGCATCCGGGACGCCGTCCATTCGATCGACGGCGCAGACGCGCTGGTCGGCGGCACCACTGCCATCGATCTCGACACCCGGACCACGTCCATCCACGACCGCAACCTGATCATCCCGATCGTCCTGCTCGTGGTGCTGGCGATCCTGATGTTGCTGCTGCGGAGCATCGTCGCGCCGCTGCTGCTCCTCGCGACGACGGTGCTCTCGTTCGCGACCACCCTGGGCGTGTCGGCACTGCTGTTCAACGGTCCGTTCGGTTTCGCCGGCGCCGATCCGGTGGTGCCGCTGTTCGCGTTCGTGTTCCTCGTGGCGCTCGGCATCGACTACAACATCTTCCTCATGACCCGGGTCCGGGAGGAGGCCAAGACGCACGGCACCCGCGACGGCATGATCCGGGGCCTCACCGCGACCGGCGGTGTCATCACATCGGCGGGTGTCGTCCTCGCGGCGACGTTCGCCGCGCTGGCGGTGATCCCCCTGTTGTTCCTCGCGCAGATCGCCTTCCTCGTGGCGTTCGGTGTCCTCATCGACACGCTCATCGTCCGCACTCTGCTCGTTCCCGCCCTCACGCTCGACATCGGCAAGCGGGTGTGGTGGCCTAACTCGTTGTCTCGCTGAGGTTTTGACTCTCTCCGACGAAGGGGTTACCGGCGCGTACGGACTGATGCGACAAACCCGACACCAAATCGCGATCCTGAGAGTTCGGTGAATCCAACACGTTTCGGTACCTCGCGGACTAGCGTCGATTCATCGCACCCCATGATCGTTAGCTGGTGATCTCGATGACTCTTGCCGAACACAAGGCGCCCGGACGTGAAGACTTCGCGTCACTACGCAGCGGTGGCCTCAATTGGGACTCGTTTCCGTTGCGGCTCTTCATCAAAGGCAATGCGCGGTTCTGGGATCCGGTCGCCATCGACTTCAGCCGGGACGCCGCCGACTGGACCGACATCACCGACGAGCAACGTCGCAGCACGACCTTTCTGGTGAGTCAGTTCATCGCGGGCGAGGAAGCGGTCACCCAGGACATCCAGCCGTTCATGAACGCGATGGCGGCCGAGGGACGCTTCGGCGACGAGATGTACCT
This sequence is a window from Gordonia insulae. Protein-coding genes within it:
- a CDS encoding M13 family metallopeptidase; translated protein: MQCQDGRVTASQTDTTPESGIDLSWVDAGTRVQDDLFAHVNGKWLESHVIPDDRSVDGAFHVLRDRAEENVRDIITACAGSDPESGTDAQKIGDLYASFMDTDHIDALGIGPISGELDKIAAITSTDELSTRIGRLQRHGVGGLFGLYVDTDAKQSDRYLVHLVQSGLGLPDESYYREDKHAETRDAYVAHVGRMFTLAGFDDAPARAQTILDLETALAAHHWDVVRRRDADLTYNLMSLADFTEAAGTFGVDAWLGGLGTTGDATFAQIVVGQPSFVSGAAELIASRPLEDWKTWLTWRLLRSAAGYLSSEFVDENFDFYGRTLTGAESIRDRWKRGVGFVEDAMGFAVGKLYVDKHFGPDAKARMDELIDNLVAAYRRNISDLDWMTPATREKALAKLGKFTPKIGFPAHWRDYGALTVDRGDLIGNVARASSFEQDREFAKIGRPVDHDEWFMTPQTVNAYYNPGMNEIVFPAAILQPPFFDPDADDAANYGGIGAVIGHEIGHGFDDQGAKYDGDGNLVDWWTDDDRTEFSARTRKLIDQYSEFTPDGLADEYKVNGEFTIGENIGDLGGLSIALVAYRLATEGTTPPDIDGLSGVQRVFYSWAQIWRTKTRDAEAIRRLSIDPHSPPEFRCNGVVRNIDAFYDAFDVTPGDQLFLDRADRVHIW
- a CDS encoding potassium channel family protein encodes the protein MNADDLSRGPQDSAAPVPGLREGVGRRQVTLAIVRPIIAATILLTGYFLLPIAKESSANLIGLTIGAALLIAFCGWEIRHFVHSEFPVATAIEMLVAIAALYIVAFATTYYLFSEYGHGSFNEHLTRIDALYFCLTVFTTTGFGDIAADSQSARVAVSIQMASTLVLLGLGLRFLNLLVNARVRR
- a CDS encoding cytochrome c oxidase assembly protein; its protein translation is MHHNTVPDVWSSWTATPLVWALLAIATLCYLLAVRRADHWPQVRTVCWFVAIAGFVVALNSGLATFAHHLFWAHMVVHLVMITVIPVFLVFAQPIRLATVALDRRGARRVERFMDSRAIRFVTAPYLTVPLYTAVLVLTHLTGFQQRMAEHMWIHDAELVLYLVSGYLMLLPLIGDELTGHDYTYLVRFATLLLSMGADTFVGVILMLTGYDLAPGFAQSRMGWPAHAILNPSAMNDQSAAGAIMWWAGDGLMMVLLVVLAWQWIRAEGLGRGRQVSAAEHLGTRRPSFLESARQDALGAESIRVDDDDAALAAYNARLAALNGHSARER
- a CDS encoding NDMA-dependent alcohol dehydrogenase, with the protein product MKTKGAILRETGGPWVIEEFELGDPVAGEVQVKLVSSGLCHSDHHLRTGDSPVPFPVLGGHEGAGIVHKVGPGVTNLKEGDHVVTAFIPACGVCEPCSRGDQNFCDEGARLLSGLSISDNTHRAQTSAGEGLTQMCLLGTFAPYITVNQASLVKIEDDIPLKEAALLGCGVATGWGSAVEIGATHAGDVVVVVGIGGVGINSIQGAAAAGARIVAAVDPVPFKLQMAEKLGATHTFSSMEEALPVIGEISWGKMANTTILTVGEIDGSMIQPALSLTGKGGQVIVTGMGNFADSDAQMNLFELTLLQKRVQGAIFGGASPRTQVPTLLNEYRAGKLNLSDLVTQTYRLDQINEAYDDMLAGNNIRGMVVYEDEDY
- a CDS encoding MMPL family transporter, whose product is MASTPRLRWLIPALLLLAWIVIGGITGPYAGKLSGVATNDNSAFLPASAESTEVNNLLGGFSDTDAVPAIVIAERPSGLTPQDSAFLAEATAPLAGTEGFAERFSPPIPSEDGQAAQMIVPISTAGEPADTVEKLRDALSSPPDGLTVLVTGPAGQIADLGEAFGGIDGLLLLVAGSVVILILIVVYRSPILPFVVIISAIFALGLASGMVYLLAKNDVLELNGQSQGILFILVFGAATDYALLLVARFREELMTLDDKYAALKAAWRATIEPVAASAGTVILGVLCLLFSDLNSNRSLGPVAAIGIAASFLASMTFLPAALALLGRTAFWPLRPKHTDSSEPGSTHRFWAGIAERVAARPRVIWIVTLVVLLIGAAFAPSFKSDGIAQTDYFLGSVDSVDGAEIQARHFDAGSGSPTWVISQQAQGEQVLDAVRGVDGVANAALVEQAGQPVVVDGEVAVQATLVDNADSLAAQDTVERIRDAVHSIDGADALVGGTTAIDLDTRTTSIHDRNLIIPIVLLVVLAILMLLLRSIVAPLLLLATTVLSFATTLGVSALLFNGPFGFAGADPVVPLFAFVFLVALGIDYNIFLMTRVREEAKTHGTRDGMIRGLTATGGVITSAGVVLAATFAALAVIPLLFLAQIAFLVAFGVLIDTLIVRTLLVPALTLDIGKRVWWPNSLSR